The following nucleotide sequence is from Synechococcus sp. KORDI-52.
TCAAGGGCAAGCCGATCCCACGTCCTGGTACACCGGAATCCTTCAAGGTGCTGATGCGCGAGCTTCAGTCCCTGGGGCTCGACATTGCCGTTTACACCGACGAAGGCAAGGAAGTGGATCTCATGCAGGACGTGAACCCACGTCGCAGCACCCCCAGCAGGCCCACCTACGAATCCCTCGGCGTCGCGGATTACGACGAGGACTGACGGATCAACGAACGAACCGATTCCCCGCTCCTTCTTCCTTAACCGTCAATGACCAACAGCAACCTCCGCACCGAGAACCACTTCGATTACGTCAAGATCACCCTGGCCTCACCCGATCGGGTGATGGAGTGGGGACAGCGCACCCTGCCCAATGGCCAGGTGGTCGGTGAGGTCACCAAGCCGGAGACCATCAACTACCGCACCCTCAAGCCCGAGATGGACGGGCTGTTCTGCGAAAAGATCTTTGGCCCGTCCAAAGACTGGGAATGCCACTGCGGCAAGTACAAACGGGTGCGCCACCGGGGCATCGTTTGTGAACGCTGTGGTGTGGAGGTCACCGAGAGCCGCGTGCGTCGTCACCGCATGGGCTTCATCAAGCTGGCGGCACCCGTCTCCCACGTCTGGTACCTGAAGGGAATCCCCAGCTACGTGGCCATCCTGCTGGATATGCCCCTGCGGGATGTTGAGCAGATCGTTTACTTCAACTGCTACGTGGTGCTGGATCCCGGCGACCACAAGGATCTGAAGTACAAGCAGCTGCTCACGGAAGACGAGTGGCTGGAAATTGAAGACGAGATCTACGCCGAAGATTCAGAGATCGAGAACGAGCCCGTGGTGGGCATCGGTGCCGAGGCCCTCAAGCAACTGCTGGAAGATCTCACCCTCGATGAAGTGGCTGAGCAGTTGCGTGAGGAGATCAATGGAAGCAAAGGCCAGAAGCGCGCCAAGTTGATCAAGCGTCTGCGCGTGATCGACAACTTCATCGCCACCAACGCCCGTCCCGAGTGGATGGTGCTGGATGTGATCCCGGTGATTCCGCCCGATCTGCGTCCGATGGTGCAGCTCGACGGTGGTCGCTTCGCCACCAGTGATCTCAACGATCTCTACCGGCGGGTGATCAACCGCAACAACCGTCTGGCGAGGCTCCAGGAAATCCTGGCCCCTGAAATCATCGTCCGTAACGAGAAGCGGATGCTGCAGGAGGCCGTCGATGCTCTGATCGACAACGGCCGTCGCGGCCGCACCGTGGTGGGTGCCAACAACCGTCCGCTCAAGTCACTGAGCGACATCATCGAAGGCAAGCAGGGCCGCTTCCGTCAGAACCTGCTGGGCAAGCGGGTCGACTACTCCGGTCGTTCCGTGATCGTGGTGGGTCCGAAGCTGAAGATGCACCAGTGCGGTCTGCCCAAGGAGATGGCGATCGAGCTGTTCCAGCCCTTCGTGATCCACCGCCTGATCCGCCAGAACATCGTCAACAACATCAAGGCGGCCAAGAAGCTGATTCAGCGAGCCGACGATGAAGTGATGCAGGTGCTGCAGGAGGTGATCGACGGTCACCCGATCCTGCTGAACCGTGCGCCAACCCTGCACCGTCTCGGCATCCAGGCCTTCGAACCCAAGCTGGTGGATGGACGCGCCATTCAGCTGCACCCCCTGGTTTGCCCAGCCTTCAACGCTGACTTTGACGGTGACCAGATGGCCGTTCACGTGCCTCTGGCCATCGAGGCTCAGACCGAGGCCCGCATGCTGATGCTGGCCAGCAACAACATCCTCTCGCCAGCTACAGGCGAGCCGATCATCACCCCGTCCCAGGACATGGTGCTCGGCTCCTACTACCTGACGGCGCTTCAACCCGGTGCCTCCAAGCCCGACTTCGGCGATCGCAGCTGCACCTTTGCGGGTCTGGAGGATGTCATCCACGCCTTCGAAGACAACCGGATCGGTCTGCACGACTGGGTGTGGGTCCGTTTCAACGGTGAAGTTCAGGACGATGAAGAGCTGGATGCACCCAGCAAGAGCGAATCCCTCAGCGATGGCACGCGCATCGAAGAGTGGAGCTTCCGCCGCGACCGTTTCGATGAAGACGGTGCCCTGATCAGCCGCTACATCCTCACCACTGTGGGCCGAGTGGTGATGAATCACACGATCATCGACGCGGTGGCCGCCGCCTGAATCAAGCCAGACGTCCTTCCTCCCTAACTCCTGATCCGCGCGCAGCCATGACCTCGTCCTCGAAATCCCGCAAGTCCAAATCCAGCAAAGCCTCCAAGGCCGCCAAAGAGGCTCCCGTGAGCGCATCGCGTCCGCTCTCGAAGACCCCGCCGCCGTTCCGCAACCAGGTCATCGACAAGCGGGCCCTCAAGCAGCTCGTTGCCTGGTCTTACAAGAACCACGGCACGGCGGTGACGTCGTCCATGGCCGACAACCTCAAGGATCTGGGCTTCAAGTACGCCACCCAGGCGGCTGTGTCGATCTCCGTCGACGACCTCAAGGTGCCCGAGGCGAAGAAGGATCTGCTGGGTCAGGCCGAGGAACAGATCACGGCCACTGAAGAGCGCTATCGCTTGGGTGAAATCACCGAGGTGGAGCGTCACACCAAGGTGATCGACACCTGGACCGAGACCAACGAGCGTCTGGTGGATGCCGTCAAAAAGAACTTTGACGAGAACGCACCTCTGAACTCGGTGTGGATGATGGCCAACTCCGGCGCCCGTGGAAACATGTCCCAGGTGCGTCAGCTGGTGGGCATGCGTGGCCTGATGGCCAACCCGCAGGGCGAAATCATCGACCTTCCGATCCGCACCAACTTCCGTGAGGGCCTGACGGTCACCGAGTACGTCATCTCCTCCTACGGCGCCCGAAAGGGTCTGGTGGATACGGCGCTGCGCACCGCCGACTCCGGATACCTCACCCGTCGTCTGGTGGACGTTGCCCAGGATGTGATCGTCCGTGAGGACGACTGCGGCACGACCCGCCATATCGTGGTGGATGCCGAGGACGGCAAATTCGGCAGCCGGCTTGTGGGTCGCCTCACCGCCGCCCAGGTGGTGAATGCCGATGGCGAGGTGCTAGCCGAGCGCGACACCGAAATTGATCCGCCGCTGTCCAAGTCCTTCGAGGCCGCTGGCGTAAAGGCGGTGAGTGTGCGATCGCCACTCACCTGCGAAGCCAACCGTTCCGTCTGCCGCAAGTGCTATGGCTGGGCACTGGCCCACAACGAACTGGTCGATCTGGGTGAAGCAGTAGGCATCATCGCGGCCCAGTCGATCGGTGAGCCTGGAACCCAGCTCACCATGCGGACCTTCCACACCGGTGGTGTGTCCACCGCTGAAACCGGTGTGGTCCGCTCCAAGGTGGCGGGCACCGTCGAGTTCGGCAGCAAGGCGCGGGTGCGTCCCTACCGCACCCCTCACGGTGTGAACGCCCAACAGGCTGAGGTTGATTTCACCCTCACGATCAAGCCGTCCGGCAAGGGCAAGGCCCAGAAGATCGAGATCACCAACGGCTCCCTGTTGTTCGTCGACAACGGTGCTGACATCGATGCTGACGTCACGGTGGCGCAGATCGCCGCGGGTGCGGTCAAGAAGAGTGTGGAGAAGGCCACCAAAGATGTGATCTGCGACCTGGCCGGCCAGGTGCGCTACGAGGAGGCGATCCAGCCCCGTGAGGTCACCGACCGCCAGGGCAACATCACTCTCAAGGCCCAGCGTCTCGGCCGGATGTGGGTGCTTTCAGGCGATGTCTACAACCTGCCGCCCAACGCTCAGCCCGTGGTCAGCAGTGAAACCCAGGTCACTGAGGGGCAGGTGCTGGCCGAAGCCAGCCAGCGCAGTGAGTACGGCGGTGAAGTGCGCCTGCGCGACTCCATCGGTGATTCCCGTGAGGTGCAGATCGTCACCACGGCGATGACCCTCAAGGACTTCAAACTTCTGGAGGAGTCCACACACTCCGGTGAGATCTGGAATCTCGAGGCCAAGGACGGCACCCGTTACCGCCTCAACACCATCCCCGGCAGCAAGATCGGTTCCGGTGAGGTCATCGCTGAACTGGCGGATGACCGCTTCCGCACCGGCACCGGTGGTCTGGTGAAATTCGCCCCTGGTCTGGCGATCAAGAAGGCCCGTTCCGCCAAGAACGGCTACGAGGTCAACAAGGGCGGCACCTTGCTGTGGATCCCCCAGGAGACCCACGAAATCAACAAGGACATTTCCCTGTTGATGATCACCGACGGTCAGTGGATCGAGGCCGGCACCGAGGTTGTCAAAGACATCTTCAGCCAGACCGCGGGAATCGTCACCGTCACCCAGAAGAACGACATCCTGCGCGAAATCATCGTCCGCAGCGGTGAGTTCCACCTCTGCACCGATGCCAAGGCGCTGGAGCGTTTCGAGGGTGATGGCCAGATGGTCAACCCTGGCGAGGACATCGCCAAGGGGCTGTCCGTTGACACGATGAAGTACGTGCAGACGGTGGAGACCCCCGAAGGCAAGGGTCTGCTGCTGCGTCCCGTTGAGGAATACACCATCCCCAACGAGGCCCAGCTGCCTGAGCTGTCGCATGTGAAGCAGGCCAATGGCCCTCACCTCGGCATCAAGGCCACCCAGCGTCTGGCCTTCAAGGACAACGAACTGATCAAGTCCGTTGAAGGTGTGGAGCTGCTCAAGACCCAGCTGCTGCTCGAGACCTTCGACACCACCCCGCAGATGACGGTGGATGTGGAGAAGGCTCCCGACAAGCGGGCCAAGACCATTTCCCGTCTGCGCCTCGTGATCCTTGAGTCGATCCTGGTGCGTCGCGACACCATGTCCGACTCCAGCCACGGCTCAACCCACACCGAGCTGCAGGTTGAAGATGGCGTGTCAGTGAAGGCTGGCGATGTCGTCGCCACCACGCAGATTCTCTGCAAGCAGGCCGGTCTGGCGCAGCTGCCCGATGCCACGGAAGCCGACCCGGTGCGTCGGATGATCGTCGAGCGTCCCGATGACACCACCACCCTGACCACCTCCGGTACCCCTGTGGTGGGAGTCGGCCAGCGGATTGTCGATGGTGATCCCATCGCCGATGGCGAGATCGCCAGTTGCTGTGGTGAGATCGAATCGGTCGACGGCAACAGCGTCACCTTGCGTCTGGGACGTCCCTACATGGTGTCCCCGGACTCCGTTTTGCACGTGCGCGATGGCGACCTTGTGCAGCGGGGTGATGGTCTGGCCCTTCTGGTTTTCGAACGCCAGAAGACCGGAGACATCGTTCAGGGTCTGCCCCGTATTGAGGAATTGCTGGAGGCTCGCCGCCCCCGTGAATCCGCGATTCTCTGCAAGAAGCCCGGCACCGTCGAGATCAAGCAGGGTGAAGACGACGATTCCCTCGCCGTCAATGTGATCGAAGCCGATGACGCCATCGGTGAATATCCGATCCTGCTTGGCCGCAACATCATGGTGAGCGATGGTCAACAGGTCACCGCCGGTGAACTGTTGACGGATGGCCCGATCAACCCCCATGAGCTGCTCGAGTGCTACTTCGAGGATCTGCGCAGCCGCAAGCCCCTGATGGAGGCCGCCCAGGAGGCGATCGCCAATCTGCAGCACCGACTGGTGACTGAGGTCCAGAACGTCTACAAGTCCCAGGGCGTGTCGATCGACGACAAACACATCGAGGTGATCGTCCGTCAGATGACCAGCAAAGTGCGGGTGGAGGATGCCGGTGACACCACTCTGCTGCCGGGTGAATTGATCGAACTGCGCCAGGTGGAAGACACCAACCAGGCGATGGCGATCACCGGAGGTGCTCCCTCTGAATTCACCCCAGTCCTGCTGGGTATCACCAAGGCGTCGCTCAACACTGACAGCTTCATCTCCGCCGCCTCCTTCCAGGAGACAACCCGGGTGCTGACGGAAGCCGCCATCGAAGGCAAGAGCGACTGGCTGCGCGGTCTCAAGGAGAACGTGATCATCGGCCGCCTGATCCCTGCCGGCACTGGTTTCAGCGGTTTCGAAGAGGAACTGCAGAAGGAGGCTGGCCCCCACCCCGACATCCTGTCGGAGGACCCTGCTGGTTACCGCCGTATGCAGAATCTGCGTCCCGACTACACCGTGGATATGCCTCCTGCCGCCAGTGCCAGCGCTGTGTTGGCCGACCCTAGTGACGCCGACCTTGAGGCCACCCGTACCCGCCACAACATCGACCCCT
It contains:
- a CDS encoding DNA-directed RNA polymerase subunit gamma is translated as MTNSNLRTENHFDYVKITLASPDRVMEWGQRTLPNGQVVGEVTKPETINYRTLKPEMDGLFCEKIFGPSKDWECHCGKYKRVRHRGIVCERCGVEVTESRVRRHRMGFIKLAAPVSHVWYLKGIPSYVAILLDMPLRDVEQIVYFNCYVVLDPGDHKDLKYKQLLTEDEWLEIEDEIYAEDSEIENEPVVGIGAEALKQLLEDLTLDEVAEQLREEINGSKGQKRAKLIKRLRVIDNFIATNARPEWMVLDVIPVIPPDLRPMVQLDGGRFATSDLNDLYRRVINRNNRLARLQEILAPEIIVRNEKRMLQEAVDALIDNGRRGRTVVGANNRPLKSLSDIIEGKQGRFRQNLLGKRVDYSGRSVIVVGPKLKMHQCGLPKEMAIELFQPFVIHRLIRQNIVNNIKAAKKLIQRADDEVMQVLQEVIDGHPILLNRAPTLHRLGIQAFEPKLVDGRAIQLHPLVCPAFNADFDGDQMAVHVPLAIEAQTEARMLMLASNNILSPATGEPIITPSQDMVLGSYYLTALQPGASKPDFGDRSCTFAGLEDVIHAFEDNRIGLHDWVWVRFNGEVQDDEELDAPSKSESLSDGTRIEEWSFRRDRFDEDGALISRYILTTVGRVVMNHTIIDAVAAA
- a CDS encoding DNA-directed RNA polymerase subunit beta', coding for MTSSSKSRKSKSSKASKAAKEAPVSASRPLSKTPPPFRNQVIDKRALKQLVAWSYKNHGTAVTSSMADNLKDLGFKYATQAAVSISVDDLKVPEAKKDLLGQAEEQITATEERYRLGEITEVERHTKVIDTWTETNERLVDAVKKNFDENAPLNSVWMMANSGARGNMSQVRQLVGMRGLMANPQGEIIDLPIRTNFREGLTVTEYVISSYGARKGLVDTALRTADSGYLTRRLVDVAQDVIVREDDCGTTRHIVVDAEDGKFGSRLVGRLTAAQVVNADGEVLAERDTEIDPPLSKSFEAAGVKAVSVRSPLTCEANRSVCRKCYGWALAHNELVDLGEAVGIIAAQSIGEPGTQLTMRTFHTGGVSTAETGVVRSKVAGTVEFGSKARVRPYRTPHGVNAQQAEVDFTLTIKPSGKGKAQKIEITNGSLLFVDNGADIDADVTVAQIAAGAVKKSVEKATKDVICDLAGQVRYEEAIQPREVTDRQGNITLKAQRLGRMWVLSGDVYNLPPNAQPVVSSETQVTEGQVLAEASQRSEYGGEVRLRDSIGDSREVQIVTTAMTLKDFKLLEESTHSGEIWNLEAKDGTRYRLNTIPGSKIGSGEVIAELADDRFRTGTGGLVKFAPGLAIKKARSAKNGYEVNKGGTLLWIPQETHEINKDISLLMITDGQWIEAGTEVVKDIFSQTAGIVTVTQKNDILREIIVRSGEFHLCTDAKALERFEGDGQMVNPGEDIAKGLSVDTMKYVQTVETPEGKGLLLRPVEEYTIPNEAQLPELSHVKQANGPHLGIKATQRLAFKDNELIKSVEGVELLKTQLLLETFDTTPQMTVDVEKAPDKRAKTISRLRLVILESILVRRDTMSDSSHGSTHTELQVEDGVSVKAGDVVATTQILCKQAGLAQLPDATEADPVRRMIVERPDDTTTLTTSGTPVVGVGQRIVDGDPIADGEIASCCGEIESVDGNSVTLRLGRPYMVSPDSVLHVRDGDLVQRGDGLALLVFERQKTGDIVQGLPRIEELLEARRPRESAILCKKPGTVEIKQGEDDDSLAVNVIEADDAIGEYPILLGRNIMVSDGQQVTAGELLTDGPINPHELLECYFEDLRSRKPLMEAAQEAIANLQHRLVTEVQNVYKSQGVSIDDKHIEVIVRQMTSKVRVEDAGDTTLLPGELIELRQVEDTNQAMAITGGAPSEFTPVLLGITKASLNTDSFISAASFQETTRVLTEAAIEGKSDWLRGLKENVIIGRLIPAGTGFSGFEEELQKEAGPHPDILSEDPAGYRRMQNLRPDYTVDMPPAASASAVLADPSDADLEATRTRHNIDPSASNFAAFTRPDADNELKEEQVVDAEAVEGLQEEGLLSDE